The Aeromicrobium yanjiei genome includes a region encoding these proteins:
- a CDS encoding isoprenylcysteine carboxyl methyltransferase family protein: MTSLLAFTVLVVLVALERVAEMIVSRRNAEWSFERGGVESGQRHFPVMVALHTLFLVGMLVEAWWRRPDVPGVLAWSMLAVVILCQAGRWWCIAALGRHWNTRVIIVPGTPPVRRGPYRVLTHPNYVVVVVEGVALPMVHDAWITAVVFTVLDAALLTVRLRVESAALRTLPAAQPAG; this comes from the coding sequence GTGACCAGCCTGTTGGCGTTCACGGTCCTCGTCGTCCTCGTCGCGCTCGAGCGCGTCGCGGAGATGATCGTCTCGAGACGCAACGCCGAGTGGAGCTTCGAGCGCGGCGGGGTCGAGAGCGGCCAGCGCCACTTCCCGGTCATGGTCGCGCTCCACACGCTCTTCCTGGTCGGCATGCTCGTCGAGGCGTGGTGGCGACGGCCGGACGTCCCCGGTGTCCTGGCCTGGTCGATGCTGGCCGTCGTCATCCTCTGCCAGGCGGGCCGGTGGTGGTGCATCGCGGCGCTCGGCCGGCACTGGAACACGCGGGTGATCATCGTCCCGGGCACGCCGCCCGTGCGGCGGGGCCCCTACCGGGTCCTGACGCATCCCAACTACGTCGTCGTCGTGGTCGAGGGCGTCGCGCTGCCCATGGTCCACGACGCGTGGATCACCGCCGTCGTCTTCACGGTGCTGGACGCCGCCCTCCTGACGGTACGTCTGCGCGTGGAGTCGGCCGCCCTCCGCACGCTGCCGGCCGCGCAGCCCGCCGGCTGA
- a CDS encoding FAD-dependent monooxygenase — protein MRDLVVAGGGPVGLVTALFAARAGLDVVVREPRRGPVDKACGEGLMPGAVTGLQELGVELQGRPLVGIRYMDATRAVEAPFRGGTGRGVRRTTLHRALAEAVSAAGVEVDEAAVKDVRDRGDHVLADGTPARFLVAADGLHSPTRRAVGLDGVSRMPRRYAQRAHAAIAPWTDFVEVHWAPSSEAYVTPTADGQVGVAILTRQRGRAFHDLLADHPRLLERLDGAATGHVRGAGPLRQTSTRRVRGHVLLVGDAAGYVDALTGEGIALGLAQARAAIAAVVDGRPQQYERDWRRLTRRHDLMTTGLVTATRASLVRTSIVPAAERLPAVFGWAVNQLARPA, from the coding sequence ATGCGTGACCTCGTCGTGGCGGGGGGAGGGCCGGTCGGACTCGTCACGGCACTCTTCGCCGCGCGCGCGGGCCTGGACGTCGTCGTGCGCGAGCCGCGCCGAGGTCCGGTCGACAAGGCGTGCGGGGAGGGGCTCATGCCGGGCGCTGTCACTGGCCTGCAGGAGCTCGGTGTCGAGCTGCAGGGGCGTCCCCTCGTCGGCATCCGCTACATGGACGCGACGCGTGCGGTCGAGGCGCCCTTCCGCGGTGGCACGGGCAGGGGGGTGAGACGGACGACGCTGCACCGTGCGCTGGCCGAGGCGGTCTCGGCCGCCGGCGTCGAGGTGGATGAGGCTGCCGTGAAGGACGTCCGGGACCGTGGCGACCACGTGCTCGCGGACGGCACACCCGCCAGGTTCCTGGTGGCCGCGGACGGTCTGCACTCGCCGACCCGTCGCGCGGTGGGACTGGACGGCGTCAGCCGCATGCCCCGGCGGTACGCGCAACGCGCCCATGCGGCGATCGCCCCGTGGACGGACTTCGTCGAGGTGCACTGGGCGCCGTCGTCGGAGGCCTACGTGACACCGACCGCCGACGGCCAGGTCGGCGTGGCGATCCTGACACGTCAGCGGGGGAGGGCGTTCCACGACCTGCTCGCCGACCATCCCCGGCTGCTCGAACGCCTCGACGGCGCGGCGACCGGGCACGTACGAGGGGCCGGCCCGTTGCGGCAGACGTCGACCCGTCGCGTGCGGGGCCACGTGCTGCTGGTCGGTGACGCCGCCGGCTACGTCGATGCGCTCACCGGCGAGGGGATCGCCCTGGGGCTCGCGCAGGCCCGAGCCGCGATCGCTGCGGTCGTCGACGGCAGACCCCAGCAGTACGAGCGCGACTGGCGGCGGCTCACACGGCGCCACGACCTGATGACCACGGGACTGGTCACGGCGACTCGTGCGTCCCTCGTCCGTACCTCCATCGTCCCTGCCGCCGAACGGCTGCCGGCCGTGTTCGGCTGGGCCGTCAACCAGCTCGCCCGCCCGGCCTGA
- a CDS encoding helicase — MASTRRSSSRRRGGTRPQQPLPVAGPGERVWVLDVPYGTQVDGAGWHPSVKAHLFVGRDLPEHLAPYAPGPYTLGRFIENSLNPDDPTPNPEATGDLEPRRIQFEAADAIAERAAAGGRLFLLADEPGVGKTISAVLGATAVGDLRGAARVLVIADRPAAITIGHWCRTITALGDGGLEWVVTTWDRLDKVKDHAWDVIIADEAHALRRTTTKRWKLWARISGHGRPHDKAPFVIATTATPGHTPLELPYLAPAYAQALGEPMKEWTSATQPAAAFSTALERHGVGVERGRYGATWTTDAARRAADLKLVRGWLADERPPAMLHRAAAWGPVPISGMPVALTPAERTAYEAEWGEFCREMDIARRGRSVAKGRAALLRFRQKAGLIRVDSTVAWIAQQVEAERQVACSVEFVTTAADPIADRLRDSGLEVATIYGRDRFDAEAERVRFQTGQAKVCVFTTVASISLHAGETLAGGGRASTEPRVGIFHQARFSGIAARQVTGRTHRDHQVSPWHIAYAEGTVEEQVSQVMVERIAAASDTVGGDTSGLADVAQLLGADWLPPATLTESSA, encoded by the coding sequence GTGGCCAGCACTCGTCGATCCAGCAGCCGGCGACGTGGCGGGACGCGACCGCAGCAGCCGTTGCCGGTCGCCGGGCCGGGCGAACGGGTGTGGGTGCTCGACGTCCCGTACGGGACACAGGTCGACGGCGCCGGCTGGCACCCATCGGTCAAGGCCCATCTGTTCGTCGGACGTGACCTCCCCGAGCACCTCGCGCCGTACGCGCCGGGTCCGTACACGCTCGGTCGGTTCATCGAGAACTCGCTGAACCCCGACGATCCGACACCGAACCCCGAGGCGACCGGTGATCTCGAGCCGCGCCGGATCCAGTTCGAGGCCGCCGACGCGATCGCCGAGCGTGCCGCAGCGGGCGGGCGACTGTTCCTCCTGGCCGACGAGCCCGGCGTCGGCAAGACGATCTCCGCGGTCCTCGGCGCGACCGCGGTGGGCGATCTTCGCGGTGCGGCGCGAGTGCTCGTCATCGCCGACCGGCCGGCCGCCATCACGATCGGCCACTGGTGCCGGACGATCACCGCGCTGGGCGACGGCGGCCTGGAGTGGGTCGTCACCACGTGGGACCGGCTGGACAAGGTCAAGGACCACGCGTGGGACGTCATCATCGCGGACGAGGCCCACGCGCTGCGACGGACGACGACGAAGCGGTGGAAGCTCTGGGCCCGGATCTCGGGCCACGGACGCCCGCACGACAAGGCGCCGTTCGTCATCGCGACGACCGCGACGCCCGGACACACGCCGCTCGAGCTGCCATACCTCGCTCCGGCCTACGCGCAGGCGCTCGGCGAGCCGATGAAGGAGTGGACGTCGGCGACCCAGCCCGCCGCCGCGTTCTCCACCGCGCTCGAGCGCCACGGCGTCGGGGTGGAGCGAGGACGCTACGGCGCCACGTGGACCACCGACGCGGCGCGGCGCGCGGCAGACCTCAAGCTGGTACGCGGCTGGCTCGCCGACGAGCGCCCGCCCGCGATGCTGCACCGGGCGGCGGCGTGGGGGCCGGTGCCGATCTCCGGGATGCCGGTGGCGCTCACCCCGGCGGAGCGGACCGCGTACGAGGCCGAGTGGGGCGAGTTCTGCCGCGAGATGGACATCGCGCGTCGCGGCCGCAGCGTCGCGAAGGGCCGGGCCGCGCTGCTGCGCTTCCGGCAGAAGGCCGGGCTTATCCGCGTCGACTCGACCGTCGCGTGGATCGCCCAGCAGGTCGAGGCCGAGCGCCAGGTCGCGTGCTCGGTCGAGTTCGTCACGACCGCTGCCGACCCCATCGCCGACCGGCTGCGTGACTCCGGTCTCGAGGTCGCCACGATCTACGGCCGAGACCGGTTCGACGCCGAGGCCGAGCGGGTCCGGTTCCAGACCGGACAGGCCAAGGTCTGCGTCTTCACGACCGTCGCCTCGATCAGCCTGCACGCCGGCGAGACCCTGGCCGGCGGCGGCCGGGCCAGCACCGAGCCCCGGGTGGGCATCTTCCACCAGGCCCGGTTCTCGGGCATCGCCGCACGACAGGTGACCGGTCGCACCCACCGCGACCACCAGGTCTCGCCGTGGCACATCGCGTACGCCGAGGGGACGGTCGAGGAGCAGGTCAGCCAGGTGATGGTGGAGCGGATCGCCGCCGCCTCCGACACCGTGGGAGGCGACACCTCGGGCCTCGCCGACGTCGCCCAGCTCCTGGGCGCCGACTGGCTGCCGCCCGCGACGCTGACCGAGAGCAGCGCCTGA
- a CDS encoding class I SAM-dependent methyltransferase, with protein sequence MEPSPNARTVQSYEEIAVAYAEETSGGGAFTVPLARLAEAVPAGHVLDVGSGPGWDADELEDAGLTVRRTDVTQAFIDLQRARGKDVDRLDVIADDLGGPYDAVVALRVLQHVEPKDLPTVLSKVAGALRPGGRFLVSTPRFAGTGWEVGDSGRTYYRAPRTEDEFIEALNAAGLAPEWTEHSPEDDGWLMLLAQKSPE encoded by the coding sequence ATGGAGCCCTCACCGAACGCCCGCACCGTTCAGTCGTACGAGGAGATCGCGGTCGCCTACGCCGAGGAGACGTCCGGCGGCGGCGCCTTCACCGTGCCGCTGGCTCGCCTGGCCGAAGCCGTGCCGGCCGGTCATGTCCTGGATGTCGGATCCGGCCCGGGCTGGGACGCGGACGAGCTCGAGGACGCCGGCCTGACCGTTCGGCGCACCGACGTCACCCAGGCCTTCATCGACCTGCAGCGGGCGCGCGGCAAGGACGTCGACCGGCTCGACGTGATCGCGGACGACCTCGGCGGCCCGTACGACGCGGTGGTCGCGCTGCGCGTGCTGCAGCACGTCGAGCCCAAGGATCTGCCCACCGTGCTGAGCAAGGTGGCGGGCGCCCTGCGTCCGGGCGGCCGGTTCCTGGTGTCGACTCCGCGATTCGCGGGCACGGGCTGGGAGGTCGGTGACTCCGGCAGGACCTACTACCGAGCGCCTCGGACCGAGGACGAGTTCATCGAGGCGCTCAACGCCGCGGGGCTGGCTCCGGAGTGGACCGAGCACTCCCCCGAGGACGACGGCTGGCTCATGCTGCTGGCCCAGAAGTCCCCCGAGTAG
- a CDS encoding OsmC family protein, which yields MDLSPLGVRAAAGSLRPSDGVVLHHSWTDEGVVIAPAANGAHLLHLSVALCVLNDTYREARRLDVAVDGVAVEVDGGFDDEWRSTGIQYAVTVDSPSSTEDVARLNEVVDEIAEIPRAIRAGARVERRP from the coding sequence ATGGACCTGTCTCCGCTCGGCGTACGTGCCGCGGCCGGCAGCCTTCGCCCGTCAGACGGGGTCGTGCTTCACCACTCCTGGACCGACGAAGGCGTCGTCATCGCCCCGGCGGCCAACGGTGCCCACCTGCTGCACCTGTCGGTGGCGCTCTGCGTCCTGAACGACACGTACCGAGAGGCGAGACGTCTCGACGTCGCGGTGGACGGCGTCGCCGTCGAGGTCGACGGGGGCTTCGATGACGAGTGGCGATCCACCGGCATCCAGTACGCGGTCACCGTCGACTCGCCGTCGTCCACCGAGGACGTGGCGCGCCTGAACGAGGTGGTCGACGAGATCGCCGAGATCCCTCGCGCGATCCGAGCCGGAGCGCGGGTCGAGCGTCGTCCTTGA
- a CDS encoding sigma factor-like helix-turn-helix DNA-binding protein — protein MKTSTGADDGGVVGELAAVAEAKSVLSRREEVAVRRARNLGLSWAEIGTLLGVTRQTIHRKYRNVG, from the coding sequence GTGAAGACGTCAACGGGAGCCGACGATGGCGGTGTGGTGGGCGAGCTGGCCGCCGTCGCCGAGGCCAAGAGCGTACTGAGCAGGCGCGAAGAGGTCGCCGTTCGCAGGGCGCGGAATCTGGGTCTCAGCTGGGCCGAGATCGGAACCCTCCTCGGCGTGACGCGACAGACGATCCATCGCAAGTATCGGAACGTGGGCTGA
- a CDS encoding ABC transporter permease: MSISTDPRHITMRGVMRSEWTKIRSVRSNMVTLAAAAAALLFIGLIFSAMVGGVVGSTQTDVEGDTAGAALAGVQIAQLIIGVLGVLVITSEYSTGLIRTTLTSVPSRLPVFGAKVAILAVTTMVALGASAFIAFFAGQALIDSGGIDTVSLGDPGVLRAVVGAGAFLTGTALMGLAIGTLLRSTAGAISVLFGVIFLLPALGTIMLPAGSRDQVLQYLPSIAGSSFTSVAPESSILSPAVGAAVFAAWIVVPLLGAAVAFKRRAA; encoded by the coding sequence ATGAGCATCTCCACCGATCCCCGCCACATCACGATGCGCGGAGTGATGCGCTCGGAATGGACCAAGATCCGTTCAGTGCGCAGCAACATGGTCACGCTGGCCGCGGCAGCAGCGGCGCTGCTGTTCATCGGCCTGATCTTCTCCGCGATGGTCGGCGGGGTGGTGGGCAGCACCCAGACGGACGTCGAGGGCGACACCGCCGGCGCAGCCCTGGCCGGGGTCCAGATCGCCCAGCTGATCATCGGCGTGCTCGGCGTCCTCGTCATCACCAGCGAGTACAGCACCGGGCTGATCCGGACCACCCTGACGTCAGTGCCGTCCCGGTTGCCCGTGTTCGGGGCCAAGGTCGCGATCCTGGCCGTCACCACGATGGTCGCGCTCGGTGCGAGCGCCTTCATCGCGTTCTTCGCCGGACAGGCCCTGATCGACAGCGGCGGCATCGACACCGTGTCGTTGGGTGATCCCGGCGTCCTTCGGGCTGTCGTCGGTGCCGGCGCCTTCCTGACCGGCACCGCCCTGATGGGCCTCGCGATCGGCACGCTGCTGCGCAGCACGGCAGGGGCGATCTCGGTCCTGTTCGGGGTCATCTTCCTGCTGCCGGCGCTGGGCACGATCATGCTCCCGGCAGGCTCACGGGATCAGGTCCTGCAGTATCTGCCGTCCATCGCCGGCAGCTCGTTCACCTCGGTGGCACCGGAGTCGTCCATCCTCAGCCCCGCCGTCGGCGCGGCCGTCTTCGCAGCCTGGATCGTCGTCCCCCTCCTCGGGGCCGCCGTCGCCTTCAAGCGCCGCGCCGCGTGA
- a CDS encoding ABC transporter ATP-binding protein codes for MIELQHLTKQYGSKTVVDDLTITVRPGVVTGFLGPNGAGKSTTMRMLVGLEEPTSGTATVNGRPYREHSMPLGELGVLLDAGATHPGRSARDHLLAQAQTHGLPARRVDEMLELVGLAEVAKKRVGGFSLGMGQRLGIAGALLGDPQTVMLDEPVNGLDPEGIRWIRELLRELAAEGRTVFVSSHLMTEMAMTAEHLVIIGRGKLIADLPVAELMSRSVRSVRVRSPQAALLQPLLTGDGVTVTTEADGTLDVIGLTPEQIGARASEASIPVHELSSNQASLEEAFMELTRDSVEYSGETTTVPSTDKKAFS; via the coding sequence ATGATCGAGCTTCAGCACCTGACCAAGCAGTACGGCTCCAAGACGGTGGTGGACGACCTGACCATCACCGTGAGACCCGGGGTGGTCACCGGCTTCCTCGGCCCCAACGGGGCAGGCAAGTCGACCACCATGAGGATGCTGGTCGGGCTGGAGGAGCCGACGAGTGGGACCGCCACCGTGAACGGCCGCCCGTACCGCGAGCACTCCATGCCGCTCGGTGAGCTCGGCGTCCTGCTGGACGCCGGCGCCACCCATCCTGGACGTTCGGCCCGCGACCACCTCCTGGCCCAGGCCCAGACGCACGGACTGCCGGCCCGCCGAGTCGACGAGATGCTCGAGCTGGTCGGGCTCGCCGAGGTCGCCAAGAAGCGGGTGGGCGGGTTCTCCCTCGGCATGGGACAACGCCTCGGGATCGCCGGCGCCCTCCTCGGGGACCCGCAGACGGTGATGCTGGACGAACCGGTCAACGGACTCGACCCCGAGGGCATCCGCTGGATCCGCGAGCTGCTGCGCGAGCTCGCCGCGGAGGGCCGCACGGTGTTCGTCTCGTCCCACCTGATGACCGAGATGGCCATGACGGCCGAGCACCTCGTGATCATCGGCCGCGGCAAGCTGATCGCGGACCTGCCGGTGGCCGAGCTCATGAGCAGGTCCGTCCGCAGCGTCCGGGTCCGCAGCCCTCAGGCGGCACTGCTGCAGCCGCTGCTCACCGGCGACGGCGTCACCGTGACGACCGAGGCGGACGGAACGCTCGACGTCATCGGCCTCACCCCCGAGCAGATCGGCGCCCGGGCCAGCGAGGCGTCAATCCCCGTGCACGAGCTGAGCAGCAACCAGGCCTCGCTCGAAGAGGCGTTCATGGAGCTCACCCGAGACTCCGTCGAGTACAGCGGCGAGACCACCACCGTCCCCTCCACCGACAAGAAGGCCTTCTCATGA
- a CDS encoding sensor histidine kinase — protein sequence MPSLSDVRVLHQAHPVAFDVLMAVALMPIVVLVPDSGRADASPLSGAAAVVAILTCAGLAFRRRHPTAVLVGTVGGAAVVILLDGGPSTISFVPFVALYSFAAASGWIATVLGFAGSVLGVGTAVALATTPWPPDPQAFQHVSSFAVAAAVGMTVRARRAYVEAVEERAERAERTREQEAARRVAEERLRIARELHDVIAHRVAIVNVQASVARHLVLADPPAALTAIEHVRDAGRAILDELGDVLNVLRQQDEEVDPHSPAPGLDQIQPLIASFQAAGMSIRQSVSGSPRAIAGGADLVAYRVLQEALTNAHKHGTGPATMSICYESTGVELEVTNPVGDREADDHSAGAGFGLIGMRERVAAVGGQMVAGHGPSGRFEVSVRLPDREGVHT from the coding sequence ATGCCCAGCCTCAGCGACGTGCGCGTGCTCCATCAGGCGCACCCTGTGGCGTTCGATGTGCTGATGGCGGTGGCGCTCATGCCGATCGTGGTCCTCGTGCCCGACTCGGGCCGCGCGGACGCCTCTCCGCTGTCCGGTGCTGCCGCCGTCGTCGCCATCCTGACCTGTGCCGGGCTGGCCTTCCGCCGGCGTCACCCGACCGCCGTGCTGGTCGGCACCGTGGGAGGCGCCGCGGTGGTCATCCTCCTGGACGGGGGGCCGTCGACGATCTCCTTCGTGCCGTTCGTCGCGTTGTACTCGTTCGCCGCCGCGAGCGGCTGGATCGCCACGGTGCTGGGCTTCGCGGGCTCGGTCCTGGGCGTGGGAACGGCCGTCGCGCTGGCGACCACCCCGTGGCCGCCGGACCCGCAGGCGTTCCAGCACGTCTCCTCGTTCGCGGTCGCGGCCGCGGTGGGCATGACGGTGCGCGCGCGTCGTGCCTACGTCGAGGCGGTCGAGGAACGCGCCGAGCGAGCCGAGCGCACCCGCGAGCAGGAGGCTGCGCGGCGTGTCGCCGAGGAGCGGCTCCGCATTGCTCGCGAGCTGCACGACGTCATCGCCCACCGGGTCGCGATCGTGAACGTGCAGGCGTCGGTGGCACGTCATCTCGTGCTGGCCGACCCGCCGGCAGCGCTGACGGCGATCGAGCACGTGCGAGACGCGGGGAGGGCGATCCTCGACGAGCTGGGCGACGTCCTGAACGTCCTGCGTCAACAGGACGAGGAGGTGGACCCGCACTCGCCCGCGCCCGGTCTCGACCAGATCCAGCCCCTCATCGCGTCCTTCCAGGCCGCGGGCATGAGCATCCGGCAGTCGGTGTCCGGCAGCCCCCGCGCGATCGCCGGGGGAGCCGATCTCGTGGCCTATCGGGTGCTCCAGGAAGCGCTCACCAACGCCCACAAGCACGGGACAGGACCGGCCACCATGAGTATTTGCTACGAGTCGACCGGCGTCGAGCTCGAGGTGACCAACCCCGTCGGCGACCGCGAGGCCGACGATCACTCCGCAGGCGCTGGCTTCGGCCTCATCGGGATGCGCGAGCGCGTCGCTGCGGTCGGTGGTCAGATGGTGGCTGGGCACGGTCCCAGTGGACGGTTCGAGGTGTCGGTCCGGCTGCCTGACCGAGAGGGAGTGCACACGTGA
- a CDS encoding response regulator transcription factor, with protein MSIRVVIADDQGLIRAGFRSLIDAASDLCVVGEAVNGREAVDLVRETRADVVVMDIRMPELDGVGATRLICADEDLAGVRVLILTTFELDEYVLEAVEAGASGFLGKSVDPEDLVQAIRTLAAGDALLSPKATRALISRYARPEVTGAAAGLDSTLLPALTDREREVVALVAHGLTNDDIAERLFVSPFTAKTHVNRAMMKVGARDRAQLVVAAYQSGLIRPGTAPA; from the coding sequence GTGAGCATCCGTGTGGTCATCGCGGACGACCAGGGGCTGATCCGGGCGGGCTTCCGATCGCTGATCGACGCCGCTTCCGACCTGTGTGTCGTGGGGGAGGCCGTCAACGGGCGGGAGGCGGTGGACCTGGTCCGTGAGACCCGGGCGGACGTGGTCGTCATGGACATCCGCATGCCCGAGCTGGACGGTGTCGGGGCGACGCGTCTCATCTGCGCCGACGAGGACCTGGCCGGGGTCCGCGTCCTCATCCTGACCACCTTCGAGCTCGACGAGTACGTTCTCGAGGCGGTCGAGGCAGGAGCCAGCGGGTTCCTGGGCAAGAGCGTCGACCCGGAAGACCTGGTGCAGGCGATCCGGACCCTCGCTGCCGGCGACGCCCTGCTGTCGCCCAAGGCGACCCGGGCCCTGATCAGCCGCTACGCCAGGCCGGAGGTCACGGGCGCGGCGGCGGGGCTGGACTCGACGCTCCTGCCGGCGCTGACCGACCGGGAGCGCGAAGTGGTCGCCCTGGTCGCCCACGGCCTCACCAACGACGACATCGCCGAGCGTCTGTTCGTCTCACCGTTCACGGCCAAGACCCATGTGAACCGGGCCATGATGAAGGTGGGCGCACGGGATCGGGCTCAGCTGGTGGTCGCCGCGTACCAGAGCGGGCTCATCCGTCCCGGGACGGCACCTGCCTGA
- the bsh gene encoding choloylglycine hydrolase translates to MCTATNYVAKDHYFGRNLDLEFSYHESVTITPRNFPLPFRTVDDVTTHHALIGMTTVADGYPLYYDATNEKGLSMAGLNFPGNADYKPETPGRNNITPFEFIPWILGQLETVSQAREALQEMVLVDIPFSAEFPLSPLHWIISDREESITVESVKDGLRVYDNPVGLLTNNPTFDIQLFNLNNYASMSTAQPENHFSKTLQLDTYSRGLGAVGLPGDLSSMSRFVKAAFTAVNSVSGESESEAISQFFHILGSVAQQRGCVEVGDKYEITIYSSCCNTDKGIYYYTTYENSQITSVDMHNVDLDGTDLSTYPLVTGQQILAQN, encoded by the coding sequence GTGTGCACTGCAACGAACTATGTCGCCAAGGATCACTACTTCGGGCGCAACCTGGACCTGGAGTTCTCCTATCACGAGTCGGTCACCATCACCCCGCGCAACTTCCCGCTCCCGTTCCGCACCGTGGACGACGTGACGACTCACCACGCGCTGATCGGCATGACGACGGTGGCCGACGGCTACCCGCTCTACTACGACGCGACCAACGAGAAGGGCCTGAGCATGGCGGGGCTCAACTTCCCCGGCAACGCCGACTACAAGCCCGAGACGCCGGGCAGGAACAACATCACGCCGTTCGAGTTCATCCCTTGGATCCTCGGCCAGCTCGAGACCGTCTCCCAGGCGCGCGAGGCCTTGCAGGAGATGGTGCTGGTCGACATCCCGTTCAGCGCTGAGTTCCCCCTGTCACCGCTGCACTGGATCATCTCCGACCGCGAGGAGTCGATCACGGTGGAGTCGGTCAAGGACGGGCTGCGGGTCTACGACAACCCGGTGGGCCTGCTGACCAACAACCCGACGTTCGACATCCAGCTGTTCAATCTCAACAACTACGCGAGCATGTCGACCGCGCAGCCGGAGAACCACTTCTCCAAGACGCTGCAGCTCGACACCTACAGCAGGGGACTGGGTGCCGTCGGTCTGCCCGGCGACCTCTCCTCGATGTCCCGGTTCGTCAAGGCGGCGTTCACCGCGGTGAACTCGGTCTCTGGTGAGTCCGAGTCCGAGGCCATCAGTCAGTTCTTCCACATCCTCGGCTCCGTCGCGCAGCAGCGGGGCTGCGTGGAGGTCGGGGACAAGTACGAGATCACGATCTACTCGTCGTGTTGCAACACCGACAAGGGCATCTACTACTACACGACCTACGAGAACAGCCAGATCACATCAGTCGACATGCATAACGTCGACCTCGACGGCACCGACCTCTCCACCTACCCGCTGGTCACCGGGCAGCAGATCCTGGCGCAGAACTAG
- a CDS encoding HNH endonuclease signature motif containing protein yields MATTTAPTTQALSDAVRRQAMAEAHTIQTMLDYRDAEMARTAQIESSLRRKIERSAIALTIGEATGMSEAQIHLRLSIADRVREKTPLVWEAFVDGLIDYSRVRDISATIEKLHHPESIARLESRVIGYATSHTGTELRQWLRRFVQRVEADLATERADTERTQRRVTVTHGDDSMSWLNAYLPSHQAAAIEARLHKDARKPAAPDDDRTVAQREADLLVAWCTSSEAVTSAVDANIAVTVAADVLAGAAPGFAESTDGCWAVPARWIGEVVATGSTFWHRIVVDPVTDDVLAHEYVGRFAPDILAVALQFLHGVCQAPGCMVPSERCDLDHRIPHPVGPTTGDNMGPLCRRHHNLKGHGLLHWSTSPPRPPSEPIVIELYPPAPPIAIEYVAA; encoded by the coding sequence ATGGCCACGACGACAGCTCCGACGACGCAGGCGCTGTCGGACGCTGTCCGGCGCCAGGCCATGGCCGAGGCGCACACCATCCAGACCATGCTGGACTACCGGGACGCCGAGATGGCACGCACTGCGCAGATTGAGTCGTCTCTGCGGCGCAAGATCGAGCGGTCGGCGATCGCGTTGACCATCGGTGAGGCCACCGGCATGTCGGAGGCGCAGATCCACCTGCGGCTGTCGATCGCCGACCGCGTGCGCGAGAAAACACCCCTCGTGTGGGAGGCATTCGTCGACGGGCTCATCGACTACTCCCGGGTCCGCGACATCAGCGCGACGATCGAGAAGCTGCACCATCCCGAGTCGATCGCCCGCCTCGAGAGTCGGGTCATCGGCTACGCGACCAGCCACACCGGCACCGAGCTGCGGCAATGGTTGCGGCGCTTCGTGCAACGGGTGGAGGCTGATCTGGCTACCGAACGCGCCGACACCGAACGAACCCAGCGGCGCGTGACTGTCACCCACGGGGACGACTCGATGTCCTGGCTCAACGCCTACCTGCCCTCCCACCAGGCAGCGGCCATCGAAGCGCGCCTGCACAAAGACGCGCGCAAGCCGGCTGCCCCGGACGATGACCGCACCGTGGCCCAGCGTGAGGCCGACCTGCTGGTCGCCTGGTGCACCAGCTCCGAGGCCGTCACCTCAGCCGTAGACGCGAACATCGCGGTCACCGTCGCGGCAGACGTCCTCGCCGGGGCTGCACCCGGTTTCGCAGAGTCAACCGACGGCTGCTGGGCCGTTCCCGCCCGCTGGATCGGCGAAGTAGTTGCGACCGGGAGCACATTTTGGCATCGCATCGTCGTGGATCCGGTCACCGACGACGTCCTGGCCCACGAATATGTAGGCCGGTTCGCACCCGACATCCTCGCGGTTGCCCTGCAGTTCCTGCACGGCGTCTGCCAAGCACCCGGGTGCATGGTGCCCTCGGAACGGTGCGATCTCGACCACCGGATACCGCACCCGGTCGGTCCGACAACGGGCGACAACATGGGACCGCTGTGCCGAAGACACCACAACCTCAAGGGCCACGGCCTGCTGCACTGGTCGACCAGCCCGCCGAGACCGCCGTCCGAACCGATCGTGATAGAGCTCTACCCACCCGCTCCCCCCATCGCGATCGAGTACGTCGCCGCCTGA